A region of Thermorudis peleae DNA encodes the following proteins:
- a CDS encoding GDP-mannose 4,6-dehydratase translates to MPRALITGASGFAGRHLARTLAAEGNWEIIGLSARPHPVGPELHHHLVCDLLNAELTRRTLTQWKPDVIFHLAAVSYVPHSYADPAGTLVNNAVGEINILEAARHLEPPPVVLIVSSSDVYGLVHPEELPITEQQPFRPISPYGVSKIAQDMIGLQYYLSYHLPVVRVRPFTHIGPGQSERFAIANFARQIAQAEAGQAPPVLLVGNLDVERDLLDVRDVVRAYRLVADVRYAGEVYNIARGESWSLREVVDQLLAMATVPMTVRDDPARLRPIDVPVLRGDATALRAATGWAPTIPFAQTLRDILDYWRQVVRGQRGASTV, encoded by the coding sequence ATGCCGCGCGCCCTGATCACCGGCGCGTCAGGCTTTGCCGGTCGTCACCTGGCCCGGACGCTGGCCGCGGAAGGGAACTGGGAGATTATCGGCTTGTCGGCGCGCCCACATCCAGTTGGCCCAGAGTTGCACCATCACCTGGTCTGCGACCTGTTGAACGCTGAGTTGACGCGACGCACGCTTACCCAGTGGAAGCCGGACGTCATCTTCCACTTAGCCGCCGTCAGCTACGTGCCGCATTCCTATGCTGACCCAGCAGGCACGCTCGTCAACAACGCTGTCGGCGAGATCAACATCCTCGAAGCGGCGCGGCACCTCGAGCCGCCGCCCGTTGTGCTGATCGTCAGCTCCTCCGATGTCTACGGACTCGTCCATCCGGAAGAACTGCCGATCACTGAGCAGCAGCCCTTCCGGCCGATCAGCCCCTACGGCGTCAGCAAGATCGCCCAGGACATGATCGGCCTGCAGTACTACTTGAGCTACCACCTGCCGGTCGTACGGGTGCGCCCGTTTACCCACATCGGCCCGGGTCAGAGCGAGCGGTTCGCGATTGCCAACTTCGCCCGGCAGATTGCTCAAGCCGAGGCCGGGCAAGCACCGCCGGTGTTGCTCGTCGGTAATCTGGACGTCGAACGCGACCTGCTGGACGTGCGTGACGTCGTCCGCGCCTATCGGCTGGTCGCGGACGTCCGCTACGCTGGCGAGGTCTACAATATCGCCCGTGGCGAATCGTGGAGCCTGCGTGAGGTCGTCGACCAGTTGCTCGCGATGGCGACGGTGCCGATGACAGTGCGGGACGATCCCGCGCGCCTGCGCCCGATCGACGTGCCGGTGTTGCGCGGCGATGCGACGGCGCTGCGTGCGGCAACCGGCTGGGCACCGAC